A window of Selenomonas ruminantium subsp. lactilytica TAM6421 contains these coding sequences:
- a CDS encoding S-layer homology domain-containing protein has translation MKQKKLVPLMLALAMSTYPLTVGAADKNDMFADLPANHWAYKAVSELNAAGLITGTGRERLESNQLVTRYQMAELVASAIAHQNQADRPQQKNIAQLKKEFQQEIATIESLGQRISQLEHKTKDKFSLHGHFQQSIEHQYHKNGAVSNWWAKEIYLNPAAQLPGGWQFKAQFVTKMGSDKSNGWNQEELMHGQLYNGGNSRDEIMRPDYYYLEGNLGKTGQFMKIGDFQPWVQAGYVMGANIQGISLEHWGKGYNTHFFAGRLDVSNNDLAIGASANYDNAAGGWFPSLSQPWNDNVRAHEDYRIVNNAASHWQPALSRDGVTPLSEQEQQEALANGGTGSDNAHAGLQDPFHDGKDTRKTVYAFVIDKTFSKRLDSSLGYYRYKSAAYNRKPLHIGAATLNYKLVRNLNLQGIYAFGSQHGANSHDKGYMVDLMFHGNPWIPNDRAHYFGAYIGYHYLAPDTYIKCGYGDDIEKGQKGLALGMFYNFTANMQLAVKYGRGHSLTNHNLFREKFYSCFSVFF, from the coding sequence ATGAAACAGAAGAAACTAGTGCCTCTGATGCTAGCACTAGCGATGAGCACTTATCCACTGACCGTTGGTGCCGCGGATAAGAATGACATGTTTGCCGACCTGCCGGCCAATCATTGGGCCTACAAGGCTGTAAGCGAACTGAATGCAGCCGGCCTTATAACCGGCACCGGCCGTGAACGCCTCGAAAGCAATCAGCTCGTAACCCGCTATCAGATGGCCGAATTGGTAGCCAGTGCCATCGCACATCAAAATCAGGCGGATCGCCCACAGCAAAAAAACATCGCACAATTGAAAAAAGAATTCCAGCAGGAAATTGCCACCATAGAATCATTGGGACAGCGTATCAGCCAGCTGGAACATAAGACCAAGGATAAGTTTTCCCTCCACGGGCATTTCCAGCAAAGTATCGAGCATCAATATCATAAAAACGGCGCGGTTTCCAACTGGTGGGCCAAGGAAATCTATCTGAACCCTGCCGCGCAGCTCCCCGGAGGCTGGCAGTTCAAAGCACAATTCGTCACCAAGATGGGTTCCGACAAAAGCAATGGCTGGAATCAGGAAGAACTCATGCATGGTCAATTATATAACGGCGGCAATAGCCGGGATGAAATCATGCGCCCTGACTACTATTATTTGGAAGGGAATCTGGGCAAGACCGGCCAGTTCATGAAAATCGGTGACTTCCAGCCCTGGGTACAGGCAGGATATGTCATGGGCGCCAACATACAAGGCATTTCTCTGGAACATTGGGGCAAGGGATACAATACGCACTTCTTTGCCGGACGACTGGATGTTTCCAATAATGATCTGGCCATCGGTGCCAGCGCCAATTACGATAATGCTGCCGGTGGCTGGTTCCCTTCTCTTTCCCAACCCTGGAACGACAATGTCCGTGCACACGAAGACTACCGCATTGTCAACAATGCCGCCTCCCACTGGCAGCCAGCACTTTCCCGCGATGGTGTCACGCCCTTGTCCGAGCAGGAGCAGCAGGAAGCCCTTGCTAATGGGGGCACTGGCAGTGACAATGCCCATGCCGGGCTGCAAGATCCATTTCATGATGGCAAAGATACCCGCAAGACCGTATATGCTTTTGTCATTGACAAGACTTTTTCCAAGCGCCTGGACAGCAGCCTGGGTTACTATCGCTACAAATCAGCGGCCTATAATCGTAAGCCCCTGCACATCGGCGCTGCCACGCTCAATTACAAATTAGTACGCAATCTTAATCTGCAGGGCATCTATGCCTTTGGCAGCCAGCATGGAGCCAATAGCCATGACAAAGGTTATATGGTCGATCTCATGTTCCATGGCAATCCCTGGATTCCCAATGACCGTGCCCATTATTTTGGTGCCTATATCGGCTATCATTATCTGGCTCCGGATACGTACATCAAATGCGGTTATGGCGATGATATCGAAAAAGGACAGAAAGGACTGGCCCTCGGCATGTTCTACAATTTCACAGCAAATATGCAACTGGCAGTAAAATACGGCCGTGGTCATTCCCTGACCAATCATAATCTTTTCCGAGAAAAATTCTATAGCTGCTTCTCCGTCTTCTTCTAA